One genomic segment of Halalkalicoccus tibetensis includes these proteins:
- a CDS encoding glutamate--tRNA ligase, giving the protein MDQELRERIEREAEKHALMNAVKHGGEADVGAIMGPLMGENPEFRPHGDEIPGVAGGVIARVNDLTPEERRDRLAELAPELLAELEADDEEDDRVLPDLPNAEEYEEIRMRCAPNPNGPWHLGHGRMPAVIGTYKELYDGWFLVRFDDTDPETKRPDLEAYDDILEDIEYLGFEPDETMKASDRLETYYEHARELIEKGGAYTCSCPGEEFSELKNDGRPCPHRDKDAGTTLEEFEAMIDGEYESGEMVLRVRTDIEHKNPALRDWVAFRLIDTPHPREEAAEYRCWPMLDFQSGVDDHLKGITHIIRGIDLQDSAKRQRFVYEYFGWEYPEVVHWGHIQTDEYDVALSTSTIGELIRKGELDGWDDPRAPTLQSVRRRGIEGEAVTEAMVELGTSTSNVDLAMSSVYAKNRERVDDGATRRFLVRDGVEYPLTGDHPETAEPPVHPDHEDRGTRHIPAGEAALIEPVDVPDHGERVWLKGLGCFRHERDTLEYTGDDIEAVREGGVDVIHWVPADESVPVRLRTMDGDVEGRAEPGFVESEVDEVVQFERIGFARVDRVAGRAAAGTSGSDPRDEGEKSESVAYFAHP; this is encoded by the coding sequence ATGGACCAGGAGCTCAGAGAGCGGATCGAGCGGGAGGCCGAGAAACACGCGCTGATGAACGCCGTCAAACACGGCGGCGAGGCAGACGTGGGCGCGATCATGGGGCCGCTGATGGGCGAGAACCCCGAGTTCCGACCCCACGGCGACGAGATCCCCGGCGTCGCTGGCGGGGTCATCGCCCGGGTCAACGACCTTACGCCCGAGGAACGTCGCGACCGACTGGCCGAGCTCGCCCCCGAACTGCTCGCGGAGCTGGAGGCAGACGACGAGGAGGACGACCGCGTCCTGCCGGACCTGCCGAACGCGGAGGAGTACGAGGAGATTCGGATGCGCTGTGCGCCCAACCCCAACGGTCCGTGGCATCTCGGCCACGGCCGGATGCCCGCCGTGATCGGGACCTACAAGGAGCTCTACGACGGCTGGTTCCTCGTCCGGTTCGACGACACGGACCCCGAGACCAAACGCCCCGACCTCGAGGCCTACGACGACATCCTCGAGGACATCGAGTACCTCGGGTTCGAGCCCGACGAGACCATGAAGGCCTCCGATCGGCTCGAGACCTACTACGAGCACGCCCGCGAGCTCATCGAGAAGGGGGGTGCCTACACCTGCTCGTGTCCCGGCGAGGAGTTCTCGGAGCTGAAGAACGACGGCCGGCCCTGTCCGCATCGCGACAAGGACGCCGGGACCACCCTCGAGGAGTTCGAGGCGATGATCGACGGGGAGTACGAGTCGGGCGAGATGGTGCTTCGCGTTCGGACCGACATCGAGCACAAGAACCCCGCGCTGCGCGACTGGGTGGCGTTCCGGCTCATCGACACGCCACACCCCCGCGAGGAGGCCGCGGAGTACCGCTGCTGGCCGATGCTCGACTTCCAGTCGGGCGTCGACGACCACCTCAAGGGGATCACCCACATCATCCGCGGGATCGACCTGCAGGACTCGGCGAAGCGCCAGCGGTTCGTCTACGAGTACTTCGGCTGGGAGTACCCCGAGGTCGTTCACTGGGGACACATCCAGACCGACGAGTACGACGTGGCGCTCTCGACCTCGACCATCGGCGAGCTGATCCGGAAGGGCGAGCTCGACGGCTGGGACGACCCCCGGGCGCCGACCCTCCAGAGCGTCCGCCGGCGGGGCATCGAGGGTGAGGCGGTCACCGAGGCAATGGTCGAGCTCGGCACCTCGACGAGCAACGTCGATCTGGCGATGAGCAGCGTCTACGCGAAGAACCGCGAGCGCGTCGACGACGGGGCGACCCGGCGCTTCCTCGTCCGCGACGGGGTCGAGTACCCCCTGACCGGCGACCATCCCGAAACGGCCGAGCCGCCGGTCCACCCCGACCACGAGGACCGGGGCACGCGCCACATCCCCGCCGGCGAGGCGGCCCTCATCGAGCCCGTCGACGTCCCCGACCACGGCGAGCGGGTCTGGCTGAAGGGGCTGGGCTGTTTCCGCCACGAACGCGACACCCTCGAGTACACGGGTGACGATATCGAGGCCGTCCGCGAGGGGGGCGTCGACGTGATACACTGGGTGCCCGCCGACGAGAGCGTCCCCGTCCGGCTCCGGACGATGGACGGCGACGTCGAGGGGCGCGCCGAGCCCGGGTTCGTCGAGTCCGAGGTCGACGAGGTCGTGCAGTTCGAGCGGATCGGGTTCGCCCGGGTGGACCGCGTGGCGGGACGCGCCGCGGCCGGGACGAGCGGGTCCGACCCGCGAGACGAGGGCGAGAAAAGCGAATCGGTGGCGTACTTCGCGCACCCCTGA
- the tmcA gene encoding tRNA(Met) cytidine acetyltransferase TmcA: MDPASVAARLLAEARETNERRLLVLAGDRERCFSTLRTVLEALSVGVTDTVLVSDRDALPCERVDPKRTAELLGTTREIVVYDAHDALLPNALGQLSGVVDGGGLLVLLAPDLEGWPDRRDGFDGSLAVPPFGVREVSGRFRGRLIDLLYAHPGIGIVDVDSGGIERDGLTHPAPRIGSSGNRTEIPDEHAFSRRAYEACLTGDQAEALRTLESLREGRRAVVVEADRGRGKSSAAGLAAGALAAEGHDVLVTAPDARNVMEVFARARELLDGEGLADPDGERPLETATGGRVRFAPPAAAAGEEPDVLIVDEAAALPVRVLEGFLAVDRVAFVTTIHGYEGAGRGFSVRFRDRLEEGDHETHSVSMADPIRYAAGDPLEIWAFRALLLDARPPVEPLVADASPETVEYRALSKGDLAGDERLLRETFGLLVAAHYRTEPDDLARLLDAPNLAVRALIHDGHVASVALLAREGGLGPDTRRELYDGGRVRGNMIPDLLTSQLRDESAGETVGWRVMRIATHHAARSRGLGSRLLSEIHGELSSRADWLGVGYGATPELISFWSENDFSTVHLSTTRNDASGEYSAIMLAPTSEAGRGLHDAHADWFAERAGGMLADPLRDAEPDVVRAALRSTDAPRNPALSERAWRHVASAAYGSGAFDAAPHGFGALALAHLLDPVAELTDRQERLLVRKALQGRPWDRVTDELEFVSMRMCMRELGEAFKPLVDEYGDEAALEERDRYTDD, translated from the coding sequence ATGGACCCCGCTTCGGTCGCCGCCCGCCTCCTCGCGGAGGCCCGCGAAACGAACGAGCGCCGACTGCTCGTGCTCGCCGGCGACCGCGAACGGTGTTTCTCCACGCTGCGGACGGTCCTCGAGGCCCTATCCGTGGGCGTGACCGACACCGTCCTCGTGAGCGATCGGGACGCCCTCCCCTGCGAACGGGTCGACCCCAAGCGAACCGCCGAGCTGCTGGGCACCACTCGCGAGATCGTCGTCTACGACGCCCACGACGCGCTACTCCCCAACGCCCTCGGGCAGTTGAGCGGCGTCGTCGACGGTGGCGGCCTGCTGGTCCTGCTCGCGCCCGACCTCGAGGGGTGGCCCGACCGACGCGACGGCTTCGACGGTTCGCTCGCGGTCCCACCGTTCGGGGTCAGGGAGGTGTCCGGGCGCTTTCGCGGCCGGCTGATCGACCTCCTGTACGCCCATCCGGGGATCGGGATCGTCGACGTCGACTCGGGGGGGATCGAACGCGACGGGCTGACCCACCCGGCCCCGCGGATCGGTTCGAGCGGGAACCGAACCGAGATCCCCGACGAACACGCCTTTTCCCGGCGGGCCTACGAGGCCTGTCTGACCGGCGACCAGGCCGAGGCCCTTCGCACGCTCGAATCGCTCCGGGAGGGCCGGCGGGCGGTCGTGGTCGAGGCCGACCGGGGACGGGGAAAGTCGAGCGCCGCGGGGCTCGCCGCGGGCGCGCTGGCCGCCGAGGGCCACGACGTGCTCGTGACCGCCCCCGACGCCCGGAACGTCATGGAAGTATTCGCGCGCGCACGCGAACTCCTCGATGGCGAGGGGCTCGCGGACCCGGACGGGGAGCGCCCCCTGGAGACCGCCACCGGGGGCCGGGTCCGGTTCGCGCCGCCCGCGGCCGCGGCGGGCGAGGAGCCCGACGTCCTGATCGTCGACGAGGCGGCGGCGCTGCCGGTACGAGTGCTCGAGGGATTCCTCGCGGTCGATCGGGTCGCGTTCGTCACGACGATCCACGGCTACGAGGGGGCCGGCCGGGGCTTCTCGGTTCGCTTTCGCGATCGACTGGAGGAGGGTGACCACGAGACCCATTCGGTGTCGATGGCCGACCCCATCCGCTATGCCGCGGGCGACCCGCTCGAGATCTGGGCGTTTCGCGCCCTGCTGCTCGACGCGCGCCCGCCCGTCGAGCCGCTGGTCGCGGATGCGAGCCCCGAAACGGTCGAATATCGCGCCCTCTCGAAGGGCGACCTCGCGGGCGACGAGCGGCTGCTCCGGGAGACGTTCGGCCTGCTCGTCGCGGCCCACTACCGGACCGAGCCCGACGACCTCGCGCGCCTGCTCGACGCGCCGAACCTCGCGGTCCGCGCGCTGATCCACGATGGCCACGTCGCGAGCGTCGCGCTGCTTGCCCGCGAGGGCGGCCTCGGTCCCGACACGCGGCGGGAGCTCTACGACGGCGGCCGAGTTCGAGGAAACATGATCCCCGATCTCCTGACGAGCCAGCTACGCGACGAGAGCGCGGGAGAGACGGTCGGATGGCGGGTCATGCGGATCGCGACCCACCACGCGGCCCGTTCGCGCGGATTGGGGTCGCGGCTGCTCTCGGAGATCCACGGGGAGCTCTCCTCGCGAGCGGACTGGCTCGGCGTCGGCTACGGCGCGACCCCCGAGCTCATCTCCTTCTGGTCGGAGAACGACTTCTCGACGGTCCACCTCTCGACGACGCGCAACGACGCGAGCGGCGAGTACTCCGCCATCATGCTCGCGCCGACAAGCGAGGCGGGCCGCGGGCTCCACGACGCCCACGCCGACTGGTTCGCCGAGCGGGCTGGGGGGATGCTCGCCGACCCGCTCCGGGACGCCGAGCCCGACGTCGTCCGGGCGGCGCTGCGGTCGACTGACGCCCCGCGGAACCCGGCGCTCTCCGAGCGCGCCTGGCGCCACGTCGCGAGCGCCGCCTACGGGTCGGGCGCGTTCGACGCCGCCCCTCACGGGTTCGGGGCGCTCGCACTGGCTCACTTGCTCGACCCCGTCGCCGAGCTCACGGACCGCCAGGAACGCCTGCTCGTGCGCAAAGCCCTGCAGGGCCGTCCCTGGGACCGCGTCACCGACGAGCTGGAGTTCGTCTCGATGCGGATGTGCATGCGCGAACTCGGCGAGGCGTTCAAGCCGTTGGTCGACGAGTACGGGGATGAAGCGGCCCTCGAAGAGAGAGACCGCTACACCGATGACTGA
- the rpl7ae gene encoding 50S ribosomal protein L7Ae gives MPVYVNFDVPADLQEDALEALEVARDTGSVKKGTNETTKAIERGNASLVVIAEDVQPEEIVLHLPELADEKGIPFVFVETQDDVGHAAGLEVGSAAAAITDAGDAEDDVEDIGGKVEELR, from the coding sequence ATGCCAGTATACGTCAACTTCGACGTCCCGGCCGACCTTCAGGAGGACGCCCTCGAGGCCCTCGAGGTCGCCCGAGACACAGGTTCGGTGAAGAAAGGTACCAACGAAACGACCAAAGCCATCGAGCGCGGCAACGCCTCGCTCGTCGTCATCGCCGAGGACGTCCAGCCCGAGGAGATCGTGCTGCACCTCCCCGAGCTCGCCGACGAGAAGGGCATCCCGTTCGTCTTCGTCGAGACCCAGGACGACGTCGGCCACGCGGCCGGCCTCGAGGTCGGGAGCGCCGCCGCCGCCATCACGGACGCCGGCGACGCCGAGGACGACGTCGAGGACATCGGTGGGAAGGTCGAGGAGCTCCGCTGA
- a CDS encoding 30S ribosomal protein S28e gives MSAEESANDSTSAEVIEVVGKTGMHGEAMQVKCRIQEGENQGRIITRNVLGPVREGDVLQLRETAREADSIGGQ, from the coding sequence ATGAGCGCAGAAGAATCCGCCAACGACTCCACGTCCGCCGAGGTCATCGAGGTCGTCGGCAAGACGGGGATGCACGGCGAGGCCATGCAGGTCAAGTGCCGCATCCAGGAGGGCGAGAACCAGGGACGCATCATCACGCGAAACGTCCTGGGCCCGGTCCGCGAGGGCGACGTGCTGCAGCTCCGCGAGACCGCCCGGGAGGCCGACTCCATCGGAGGACAGTAA
- a CDS encoding 50S ribosomal protein L24e, translating to MVETRTCDYSGEEIEPGTGIMFVRTDGTVLNFVDSKAEKNYFLGREARDLEWTAAGRAEKEGRAQAQEKRDAHAESTAADAGDVGTEAAGTEEEATIETDEEAAEEATADDGDVESDDGAEQAETVEDEDSEETEE from the coding sequence ATGGTCGAGACACGCACCTGCGACTACAGCGGCGAGGAGATCGAACCCGGTACGGGCATCATGTTCGTCCGGACCGACGGCACCGTGCTCAACTTCGTCGACTCGAAAGCGGAGAAGAACTACTTCCTCGGGCGCGAGGCCCGGGATCTGGAGTGGACCGCCGCCGGCCGCGCCGAGAAGGAGGGGCGCGCCCAGGCCCAGGAGAAGCGCGACGCACACGCCGAGTCCACCGCCGCGGACGCCGGCGACGTCGGCACCGAGGCCGCCGGGACCGAGGAAGAAGCGACGATCGAGACCGACGAGGAGGCCGCAGAGGAGGCCACCGCCGACGACGGCGACGTCGAGAGCGACGACGGCGCCGAGCAGGCCGAAACCGTCGAGGACGAGGACAGCGAGGAGACCGAAGAATGA
- the ndk gene encoding nucleoside-diphosphate kinase — MSEDHERTFVMVKPDGVQRGLIGEIVSRFEERGLKLVGGKFMRIDEELAHEHYGEHEDKPFFEGLVDFITAGPVFAMVWEGQDATRQVRRMMGETDPADSAPGTIRGDFGLDLGRNVIHGSDHEDEGANEREIELFFDDDELLDYERVDETWLYE, encoded by the coding sequence ATGAGCGAGGACCACGAGCGCACCTTCGTGATGGTCAAGCCCGACGGCGTGCAGCGTGGCTTGATCGGCGAGATCGTCTCGCGCTTCGAGGAGCGCGGGCTGAAGCTCGTCGGCGGGAAGTTCATGCGTATCGACGAGGAGCTCGCCCACGAACACTACGGCGAGCACGAGGACAAGCCCTTCTTCGAGGGGCTCGTCGACTTCATCACCGCCGGCCCGGTCTTCGCGATGGTCTGGGAGGGCCAGGACGCCACGCGGCAGGTCCGGCGGATGATGGGCGAGACCGACCCCGCAGACTCGGCGCCCGGCACGATCCGTGGCGACTTCGGGCTCGATCTGGGTCGTAACGTCATCCACGGCTCGGACCACGAGGACGAGGGCGCCAACGAGCGCGAGATCGAGCTGTTCTTCGACGACGACGAGCTGCTGGACTACGAGCGGGTCGACGAGACCTGGCTCTACGAGTAG
- a CDS encoding aldo/keto reductase — protein sequence MTVPTQTLPSGDSIPGIGLGTWDIEGETVEESVRAALDAGYTHIDTAEGYMNESEIGSVLAEHDREDVFLTSKVLPSNLAYESVIEACEASLDRLGTDYLDLYLIHWPNPAISLRETLNGMARLHERGLVRNVGVSNFSAYQLSAAHHVSDVPIAVNQIEFHPWFQRPDLVEYCRETGTTIEAAAPLARTGVFDDETIGELAEKYDRSAAQVALRWAVEKDVVVLPKSSSPEHVRDNVGVFDWELDEEDHRRLDGIDRDQPCYDTGARDWSRDVYGISQ from the coding sequence ATGACCGTACCAACGCAGACGCTGCCGAGCGGCGACTCGATCCCCGGAATCGGCCTCGGAACCTGGGACATCGAGGGCGAGACCGTCGAGGAGTCCGTGCGTGCGGCGCTCGATGCCGGCTATACGCATATCGACACCGCCGAGGGCTACATGAACGAATCCGAGATCGGCTCCGTGCTGGCCGAACACGACCGCGAGGACGTCTTTCTCACCTCGAAGGTGCTCCCGTCGAACCTCGCCTACGAATCGGTCATCGAGGCGTGTGAGGCCTCGTTGGACCGGCTGGGGACCGACTACCTCGACCTGTACCTGATCCACTGGCCCAACCCCGCGATCTCGCTGCGCGAGACGCTGAACGGGATGGCACGGCTCCACGAACGCGGGCTGGTCCGAAACGTCGGCGTCTCGAACTTCAGCGCCTACCAGCTCAGCGCCGCCCACCACGTCTCGGACGTCCCGATCGCCGTCAACCAGATCGAGTTCCACCCCTGGTTCCAGCGCCCCGATCTCGTCGAGTACTGTCGGGAGACCGGGACAACCATCGAGGCCGCGGCACCGCTCGCCCGGACGGGGGTCTTCGACGACGAGACGATCGGGGAGCTCGCCGAGAAATACGACAGATCCGCCGCACAGGTCGCCCTCCGGTGGGCGGTCGAGAAGGACGTCGTCGTCCTGCCCAAGTCCTCCTCGCCTGAACACGTCCGCGACAACGTCGGGGTGTTCGACTGGGAGCTTGACGAGGAGGATCACCGTCGCCTCGACGGGATCGACCGCGACCAGCCCTGTTACGACACCGGGGCCCGCGATTGGAGTCGCGACGTGTACGGTATCTCGCAGTAA
- a CDS encoding PfkB family carbohydrate kinase: MSYDELAEALANDAGERTITAFPDGSVDVYYSAYDAHGEPIEDRGTFAERLVEDPPAFPVTRESTEPGGQAVNMAIQSDALGDRTSLFGHLDDPVLADWGFETTSMGDPSRVEVYPMDEDVLFAERSEELGDWVFDDLRTVADDFEGAFEADAVCCGNWPSAPGLTGAFRELADSAIDGGVLVFDPGPISVRSGGEIRELFDALSALEGIYDVVLSVNGSELRTATAVLGAGGDGREGVVALREELGVTGVVLHTADEALAATAEGVIEVPNRSVDEPARETGAGDRFTAGLAHALAHEWDWELALALGNVCGAYYVENAETADREALIEWL, encoded by the coding sequence ATGAGCTACGACGAGCTGGCCGAGGCGCTCGCGAACGACGCCGGGGAACGGACGATCACGGCGTTCCCCGATGGGAGCGTCGACGTCTACTACAGTGCCTACGACGCCCACGGCGAGCCCATCGAGGACCGCGGGACGTTCGCAGAGCGGCTCGTCGAGGACCCGCCGGCGTTCCCCGTCACCCGCGAGTCGACCGAGCCCGGCGGGCAGGCGGTCAACATGGCGATCCAATCTGACGCGCTCGGCGACCGGACGAGCCTGTTCGGCCACCTCGACGACCCCGTTCTCGCGGACTGGGGGTTCGAGACGACCTCGATGGGCGATCCCTCACGGGTGGAGGTCTACCCGATGGACGAGGACGTGCTGTTCGCCGAACGTTCCGAGGAGCTGGGCGACTGGGTGTTCGACGATCTCCGGACCGTCGCGGACGACTTCGAGGGGGCGTTCGAGGCAGACGCGGTCTGCTGTGGCAACTGGCCCTCCGCCCCGGGGTTGACCGGGGCGTTCCGGGAGCTCGCCGATTCAGCGATCGACGGCGGGGTCCTCGTGTTCGACCCCGGCCCGATCTCGGTCCGATCCGGCGGGGAGATCCGCGAGCTGTTCGACGCGCTCTCGGCGCTCGAGGGGATCTACGACGTCGTCCTGAGCGTCAACGGCTCGGAGCTCCGGACCGCGACGGCCGTCCTCGGAGCGGGCGGCGACGGCCGCGAGGGGGTCGTCGCCCTGCGCGAGGAGCTCGGGGTCACGGGGGTCGTGCTCCACACGGCCGACGAGGCGCTCGCCGCTACCGCGGAGGGCGTCATCGAGGTGCCGAACCGCTCGGTCGACGAGCCGGCCCGGGAGACGGGGGCGGGCGACCGGTTCACCGCCGGCCTCGCCCACGCGCTCGCTCACGAGTGGGACTGGGAGCTCGCACTCGCGCTCGGAAACGTCTGTGGCGCCTACTACGTCGAGAACGCCGAGACCGCCGACCGGGAGGCGCTCATCGAGTGGCTCTGA
- a CDS encoding methionine synthase, with translation MKRDQFRRPDHANETFIMTTVVGSYPKPKWLHRVRDLWEDEESDFDDENWDEATDDAARVITDEHERAGLDVLVDGEVRRNEMVEFFAHRIEGYEFNGPVKVWGHNYFDKPSVTREVAYDESWLVDEYEFAAELTDRPVKVPITGPYTLANWSFNEAYETEEELVYDLADLVNEEIEKLVDAGARYIQIDEPALATTPDDHAIVGEALERIAEDIHEDVYLGLHVCYGDYSRIYPEILDYPVDEYDLELANGDYEQLDVFTDHEFTGNLALGVTDVHVAEVESVAEIKENIKKGLEVVPADRLTISPDCGLKLLPRDVAYGKMANMVQAAREIEAEIDRGEIEVSRTPASAD, from the coding sequence ATGAAACGAGATCAGTTCCGCCGGCCGGACCACGCGAACGAGACGTTCATCATGACGACCGTGGTGGGGAGCTACCCCAAGCCCAAGTGGCTCCACCGGGTCCGGGACCTCTGGGAGGACGAGGAGAGCGACTTCGACGACGAGAACTGGGACGAGGCGACCGACGACGCCGCCCGCGTCATCACCGACGAACACGAGCGGGCGGGCCTCGACGTGCTGGTCGACGGCGAAGTTCGACGAAACGAGATGGTCGAGTTCTTCGCCCACCGGATCGAGGGCTACGAGTTCAACGGCCCCGTGAAGGTCTGGGGGCACAACTACTTCGACAAGCCCTCGGTCACCCGCGAGGTCGCCTACGACGAGAGCTGGCTGGTCGACGAGTACGAGTTCGCCGCCGAACTGACCGATCGTCCGGTGAAGGTCCCGATCACGGGCCCCTACACGCTCGCGAACTGGTCGTTCAACGAGGCCTACGAGACCGAGGAGGAGCTCGTCTACGATCTGGCCGATCTGGTCAACGAGGAGATCGAGAAGCTGGTCGACGCCGGTGCGCGCTACATCCAGATCGACGAGCCCGCCCTGGCCACGACGCCCGATGACCACGCGATCGTCGGCGAGGCGCTCGAACGCATCGCCGAGGACATCCACGAGGACGTCTACCTCGGCCTGCACGTCTGCTACGGCGACTACTCGCGGATCTACCCCGAGATCCTCGACTACCCGGTCGACGAGTACGACCTCGAGCTCGCGAACGGCGACTACGAGCAGCTCGACGTCTTCACCGACCACGAGTTCACGGGCAATCTCGCGCTGGGCGTCACGGACGTCCACGTCGCGGAGGTCGAGTCGGTGGCGGAGATCAAGGAGAACATCAAGAAAGGCCTCGAGGTCGTTCCTGCCGATCGGCTGACGATCTCGCCCGACTGCGGGCTGAAGCTGCTTCCCCGCGACGTCGCCTACGGCAAGATGGCGAACATGGTGCAGGCCGCCCGCGAGATCGAAGCCGAGATCGACCGCGGCGAGATCGAGGTCTCGCGCACGCCCGCGAGCGCGGACTGA
- a CDS encoding 5-methyltetrahydropteroyltriglutamate--homocysteine methyltransferase translates to MTVVTTTPGLYPLPDWAKEALSGLKGHQKHDLIGGDEGGEIADAYGDVREELLVDQTEAGLDLVTEGQARWDDMLAHPLAVHDNVETRGIVRYYDNNNFYRDPVVTGELTESGDVARELEAASEFTDSLQAVLPGPYSLADLASNEHYREDDFLDAVAEFLAGEVEAFPAHETLFLLEPSLVENAPGDGEDERASEAIDRVAAATDAEVVVHTYWGALEEKVHAHLLDADVDAIGYDFVSDVDDNLYNIQEYGTKDSVALGLLDGQNTRVESPETIAERIDWIGERLPAQEFDTTYVTTNTELFYLPENKYKEKLAALGEVAARTEVTA, encoded by the coding sequence ATGACCGTAGTCACGACGACACCGGGGCTGTATCCGCTGCCCGATTGGGCGAAGGAGGCCCTCTCGGGGCTGAAAGGCCACCAGAAGCACGACTTGATCGGCGGCGACGAGGGCGGGGAGATCGCCGACGCGTACGGCGACGTCCGCGAGGAGCTGTTGGTCGACCAGACCGAGGCCGGTCTCGATCTGGTTACCGAGGGCCAGGCACGCTGGGACGACATGCTTGCCCATCCGCTGGCGGTCCACGATAACGTCGAGACCCGCGGGATCGTCCGCTACTACGACAACAACAACTTCTATCGCGACCCCGTCGTCACGGGCGAACTGACCGAGAGCGGCGACGTCGCGCGCGAACTGGAGGCCGCAAGCGAGTTCACCGACTCGCTGCAGGCCGTGCTTCCCGGCCCGTACTCGCTCGCGGACCTCGCGAGCAACGAACACTACCGGGAGGACGACTTCCTCGACGCGGTCGCGGAGTTCCTCGCCGGCGAGGTCGAGGCGTTCCCGGCCCACGAGACGCTCTTTCTCCTCGAGCCCTCTCTTGTCGAGAACGCGCCCGGAGACGGCGAGGACGAGCGGGCAAGCGAGGCGATCGACCGCGTGGCCGCGGCGACCGACGCCGAGGTCGTCGTCCACACCTACTGGGGGGCACTGGAGGAGAAGGTCCACGCCCACCTGCTCGACGCCGACGTCGACGCCATCGGCTACGACTTCGTCAGCGACGTCGACGACAACCTCTACAACATCCAGGAGTACGGCACCAAGGACTCGGTCGCGCTGGGCCTGCTCGACGGCCAGAACACGCGCGTCGAGAGCCCCGAGACGATCGCGGAACGGATCGACTGGATCGGCGAGCGCCTGCCCGCCCAGGAGTTCGACACAACCTACGTGACGACCAACACCGAGCTGTTCTACCTGCCCGAGAACAAATATAAGGAGAAGCTCGCGGCGCTGGGCGAGGTCGCCGCGCGCACGGAGGTGACGGCATGA
- a CDS encoding GntP family permease yields MLENPVLVFGIGLVAVVLLLVWLKVPAFLGLVVATLIVGAATAQIPFGEVPEATAEAFGETMVGVGIPILMAAVIGKTMMESGAAERVVRGFQSLTGEERSYLALWGSSSALSIPVFFDNVFFLMAPLARSMRARTGRDYALFITVVGAGAATTHVFVPPTPGPLAVALELGVDLGIVMLIGFLVAVPTAVVAGVLYGHWINERIDDIPLRESMGSSAEKMQEMAERPTEKLPGMVEATLPITLAIVLIASNTTVDYLVDLELVAENSPLVAITSFLGNANFALTAAAFAAALTFYRIRALDRDTWADELVESLKSGGHIAAITAAGGAFGATLAEAGIGDYIATLFADIGIPLLIAGFVIAATIRIAQGSATVAMLTTAGIMAPLVPDLTVHPVYLALIIGAGGNICSWFNDSGFWVIKEIGGLTQIETLQIWTVLTTIISITGFIIIMVLSTLFPMA; encoded by the coding sequence ATGTTAGAGAACCCCGTGTTGGTGTTCGGCATCGGCCTGGTGGCCGTCGTCCTGCTGCTCGTTTGGCTCAAGGTACCCGCCTTTCTCGGACTGGTCGTCGCGACGTTGATCGTCGGCGCCGCGACCGCACAGATCCCGTTCGGGGAGGTTCCGGAGGCGACGGCGGAAGCGTTCGGCGAGACGATGGTCGGCGTCGGGATCCCGATCCTGATGGCGGCGGTGATCGGCAAGACGATGATGGAAAGCGGCGCCGCTGAACGGGTCGTGCGGGGGTTCCAGTCGCTGACCGGCGAGGAACGCTCGTATCTCGCGTTGTGGGGCTCTTCGAGCGCGCTCTCGATCCCCGTCTTCTTCGACAACGTCTTCTTCCTGATGGCACCGTTGGCCCGGTCGATGCGCGCACGGACCGGTCGGGACTACGCGCTGTTCATCACCGTCGTCGGCGCCGGCGCGGCGACGACCCACGTGTTCGTGCCGCCGACGCCGGGGCCGCTCGCGGTCGCGCTCGAGCTCGGCGTCGACCTCGGGATCGTCATGCTGATCGGCTTTCTCGTGGCGGTGCCGACCGCGGTGGTCGCGGGCGTCCTCTACGGCCACTGGATCAACGAGCGAATCGACGACATCCCGCTTCGCGAATCGATGGGTTCGTCCGCCGAGAAGATGCAGGAGATGGCGGAGCGTCCGACCGAGAAGCTTCCGGGAATGGTCGAGGCGACACTCCCGATCACGCTCGCGATCGTGCTCATCGCGTCGAACACGACGGTCGACTATCTCGTCGACCTCGAACTCGTCGCCGAGAACTCGCCGCTCGTCGCGATCACGAGCTTCCTCGGCAACGCGAACTTCGCGCTGACGGCGGCGGCGTTCGCGGCGGCGCTCACCTTCTATCGGATCCGCGCGCTCGATCGCGATACGTGGGCGGACGAGTTGGTCGAGTCGCTCAAGAGCGGCGGGCACATCGCGGCGATCACCGCAGCGGGTGGTGCCTTCGGTGCGACGCTCGCGGAGGCCGGTATCGGCGACTACATCGCGACCCTCTTCGCGGACATCGGGATCCCGCTGCTGATCGCCGGCTTCGTCATCGCGGCGACGATCCGCATCGCCCAGGGCTCGGCGACGGTCGCGATGCTCACCACCGCGGGAATCATGGCGCCGCTGGTTCCCGACCTGACCGTCCACCCGGTCTACCTCGCGCTGATCATCGGCGCGGGTGGGAACATCTGCTCGTGGTTCAACGACAGCGGCTTCTGGGTCATCAAGGAGATCGGCGGGCTCACCCAGATCGAGACGCTTCAGATCTGGACCGTGCTGACGACGATCATCTCGATCACGGGCTTCATCATCATCATGGTGCTCTCGACGCTGTTCCCGATGGCCTAA